The following are encoded in a window of Paenibacillaceae bacterium GAS479 genomic DNA:
- a CDS encoding thermophilin A precursor: protein MQATLTNNLFHEMDVDQLLMVDGGDWSFKDFWKDTAKGAVGGAISGGVGGAVATGGPGVIPGAVAGGIVGAAGGAVGYLVAGWW, encoded by the coding sequence ATGCAAGCTACACTTACTAACAATCTTTTTCATGAGATGGACGTTGATCAACTTCTTATGGTTGACGGTGGCGACTGGAGCTTTAAAGATTTTTGGAAGGATACTGCAAAAGGGGCTGTAGGCGGCGCGATTTCAGGTGGAGTTGGAGGAGCGGTAGCTACTGGTGGTCCAGGAGTCATTCCAGGAGCAGTAGCAGGTGGCATTGTAGGAGCCGCAGGCGGGGCAGTTGGATACCTCGTTGCTGGTTGGTGGTAA